From Xenopus tropicalis strain Nigerian chromosome 3, UCB_Xtro_10.0, whole genome shotgun sequence, the proteins below share one genomic window:
- the LOC116409827 gene encoding uncharacterized protein LOC116409827 isoform X2, translating into MCFEMTMKGKCPTGNLTDHLLLQEMLAELSSVDDSFSKKEAKLLRMMESIERITANVEAISEEEQKRRDAERLLSRTTSSEGQIESFLNSMKVDKTKISSYMFYLLLLLLGALSFSLYLNRKLGKKLNKDVPHAREEKQSVGIQTYFQKVRAPPVVQDLLMEVSEDEYASEDISDGSFSIPEAKKTKKKRFGFNVRKCFCHCIKWRNKKRSKTIDSEKENETSDEGEDLLATRPKKKRFGLNVRKSFFRCLKRRNKKKKKSLTLPDLETSEESEGNLDESLDVTEESYEETSSVSTEITDDTSYETVESEPINITAGRKKKRGFNILLCCKECKTLGSETRETTKGKKKRLGLKLRKCFYCYKLARNKGSHRNKKRLWQWRQPSDGEEESLYETPDEVSIASNDTTDGTSYETIESDESVYVLAREKKHRGFRILYWKEKHKEEKAKRDKKKPLGFKVGKYFHRRS; encoded by the exons ATGTGTTTTGAAATGACAATGAAAGGTAAGTGTCCCACTGGTAATCTAACTGATCATTTACTATTGCAGGAAATGCTGGCAGAACTTTCCTCTGTAGATGACAGTTTCAGCAAGAAGGAAGCGAAGCTGCTCAGAATGATGGAGTCTATAGAGAGGATTACAGCCAATGTGGAGGCTATTAGTGAAGAGGAACAGAAGAGAAGAGACGCTGAG CGTCTCCTGTCTCGTACCACTTCTTCAGAGGGACAAATAGAAAGCTTTCTGAACAGCATGAAAGTTGACAAG ACTAAAATCTCCTCATACATGTTCTACCTATTGCTATTACTGCTGGGTGCTTTGAGCTTCTCCCTGTATCTGAATAGAAAGTTGGGAAAGAAGCTGAACAAGGATGTTCCCCATGCCAGAGAAGAGAAGCAAAGTGTAGGAATTCAGACTTACTTCCAAAAGGTCCGTGCACCCCCAGTGGTCCAGGATCTTTTGATGGAGGTAAGTGAGGATGAATATGCTTCAGAGGATATTTCTGATGGTTCTTTCTCCATACCAGAAGCCAAGAAAACCAAAAAGAAAAGGTTTGGCTTCAATGTGCGCAAATGTTTCTGCCACTGTATAAAATGGAGAAACAAGAAGAGAAGCAAAACTATTGATTCTGAGAAAGAGAATGAGACGTCAGATGAAGGTGAAGATCTTTTAGCCACGAGGCCCAAAAAGAAACGTTTTGGGCTTAATGTGCGAAAAAGTTTCTTCCGTTGCTTAAAACGAAgaaacaagaagaaaaagaaaagtctAACCTTGCCTGACCTTGAGACATCTGAGGAGAGTGAGGGAAACCTGGATGAGAGTTTGGATGTAACTGAGGAAAGTTATGAAGAAACATCCAGTGTAAGCACTGAAATAACCGACGATACATCGTATGAAACAGTAGAAAGTGAGCCCATAAATATAACGGCAGGGAGAAAGAAGAAGCGAGGCTTTAACATTCTTCTTTGCTGTAAGGAATGTAAAACCTTGGGCTCTGAAACCAGAGAAACCACCAAGGGGAAAAAGAAACGCCTCGGGCTTAAACTTAGGAAATGTTTCTACTGCTATAAACTAGCAAGGAACAAGGGAAGTCATAGAAATAAGAAACGGTTATGGCAATGGCGCCAACCGTCAGATGGAGAAGAGGAAAGTCTCTATGAGACGCCTGATGAGGTCTCCATTGCAAGCAATGACACAACAGATGGGACTTCCTATGAGACTATAGAGAGTGATGAGTCCGTGTATGTACTAGCCAGGGAAAAGAAGCACAGAGGCTTTAGAATTCTTTACTGGAAGGAAAAACATAAAGAGGAAAAAGctaagagggacaaaaagaaaccATTAGGATTTAAAGTTGGCAAATACTTCCACCGCCGGTCTTAA
- the LOC116409825 gene encoding uncharacterized protein LOC116409825 isoform X1: protein MVESLSCTRVKYIFFFPQQNVINNYQQIYSTNNDQVINKDIVNEEETISVSTNEDPPTIEEQPVPIPTKTLTFEVSPYVYSTKLCLISSVLSHVEVSCEIKMKGKCPTGNLTDHLLLQEMLAELSSVDDSFSKKEAKLLRMMESIERITANVEAISEEEQKRRDTERLLSRTTSSEGQIESFLNSMKVDKTKISSYMFYLLLLLLGALSFSLYLNRKLGKKLNKDVPHAREEKQSVGIQTYFQKVRAPPVVQDLLMEESEDEYASEDISDGSFSIPEAKKTKKKRFGFNVRKCFCHCIKWRNKKRSKTIDSEKENETSDEGEDLLATRPKKKRFGLNVRKSFFRCLKRRNKKKKKSLTLPDLETSEASEGNLDESLDVTEESYEETSSVSTEITDDTSYETVESEPINITAGRKKKRGFNILLCCKECKTLGSETRETTKGKKKRLGLKLRKCFYCYKLARNKGSHRNKKRLWQWRQPSDGEEESLYETPDEVSIASNDTTDGTSYETIESDESVYVLAREKKHRGFRILYWKEKHKEEKAKRDKKKRLGFKVGKYFHRRS, encoded by the exons ATGGTTGAAAGCCTTAGTTGTACAAGAgttaaatatatcttttttttcccacagcaaAATGTTATAAACAACTATCAACAAATATATTCAACTAACAACGATCAGGTAATTAATAAGGATATTGTAAATGAAGAGGAAACAATATCAGTTTCGACAAATGAAGATCCTCCGACAATTGAAGAGCAACCAGTCCCGATACCAACAAAAACACTGACTTTTGAAGTAAGTCCATATGTCTATAGTACAAAGTTATGTTTGATATCATCAGTTTTATCTCATGTGGAAGTTAGTTGTGAAATTAAAATGAAAGGTAAGTGTCCCACTGGTAATCTAACTGATCATTTGCTATTGCAGGAAATGCTGGCAGAACTTTCCTCTGTAGATGACAGTTTCAGCAAGAAGGAAGCGAAGCTGCTCAGAATGATGGAGTCTATAGAGAGGATTACAGCCAATGTGGAGGCTATTAGTGAAGAGGAACAGAAGAGAAGAGACACTGAG CGTCTCCTGTCTCGTACCACTTCTTCAGAGGGACAAATAGAAAGCTTTCTGAACAGCATGAAAGTTGACAAG ACTAAAATCTCCTCATACATGTTCTACCTATTGCTATTACTGCTGGGTGCTTTGAGCTTCTCCCTGTATCTGAATAGAAAGTTGGGAAAGAAGCTGAACAAGGATGTTCCCCATGCCAGAGAAGAGAAGCAAAGTGTAGGAATTCAGACTTACTTCCAAAAGGTCCGTGCACCCCCAGTGGTCCAGGATCTTTTGATGGAGGAAAGTGAGGATGAATATGCTTCAGAGGATATTTCAGATGGTTCTTTCTCCATACCAGAAGCCAAGAAAACCAAAAAGAAAAGGTTTGGCTTCAATGTGCGCAAATGTTTCTGCCACTGTATAAAATGGAGAAACAAGAAGAGAAGCAAAACTATTGATTCTGAGAAAGAGAATGAGACGTCAGATGAAGGTGAAGATCTTTTAGCCACGAGGCCCAAAAAGAAACGTTTTGGGCTTAATGTGCGAAAAAGTTTCTTCCGTTGCTTAAAACGAAgaaacaagaagaaaaagaaaagtctAACCTTGCCCGACCTTGAGACATCTGAGGCGAGTGAGGGAAACCTGGATGAGAGTTTGGATGTAACTGAGGAAAGTTATGAAGAAACATCCAGTGTAAGCACTGAAATAACCGACGATACATCGTATGAAACAGTAGAAAGTGAGCCCATAAATATAACGGCAGGGAGAAAGAAGAAGCGAGGCTTTAACATTCTTCTTTGCTGTAAGGAATGTAAAACCTTGGGCTCTGAAACCAGAGAAACCACCAAGGGGAAAAAGAAACGCCTCGGGCTTAAACTTAGGAAATGTTTCTACTGCTATAAACTAGCAAGGAACAAGGGAAGTCATAGAAATAAGAAACGGTTATGGCAATGGCGCCAACCGTCAGATGGAGAAGAGGAAAGTCTCTATGAGACGCCTGATGAGGTCTCCATTGCAAGCAATGACACAACAGATGGGACTTCCTATGAGACTATAGAGAGTGATGAGTCCGTGTATGTACTAGCCAGGGAAAAGAAGCACAGAGGCTTTAGAATTCTTTACTGGAAGGAAAAACATAAAGAGGAAAAAGctaagagggacaaaaagaaacgATTAGGATTTAAAGTTGGCAAATACTTCCACCGCCGGTCTTAA
- the LOC116409825 gene encoding uncharacterized protein LOC116409825 isoform X2: MVESLSCTRVKYIFFFPQQNVINNYQQIYSTNNDQVINKDIVNEEETISVSTNEDPPTIEEQPVPIPTKTLTFEEMLAELSSVDDSFSKKEAKLLRMMESIERITANVEAISEEEQKRRDTERLLSRTTSSEGQIESFLNSMKVDKTKISSYMFYLLLLLLGALSFSLYLNRKLGKKLNKDVPHAREEKQSVGIQTYFQKVRAPPVVQDLLMEESEDEYASEDISDGSFSIPEAKKTKKKRFGFNVRKCFCHCIKWRNKKRSKTIDSEKENETSDEGEDLLATRPKKKRFGLNVRKSFFRCLKRRNKKKKKSLTLPDLETSEASEGNLDESLDVTEESYEETSSVSTEITDDTSYETVESEPINITAGRKKKRGFNILLCCKECKTLGSETRETTKGKKKRLGLKLRKCFYCYKLARNKGSHRNKKRLWQWRQPSDGEEESLYETPDEVSIASNDTTDGTSYETIESDESVYVLAREKKHRGFRILYWKEKHKEEKAKRDKKKRLGFKVGKYFHRRS; the protein is encoded by the exons ATGGTTGAAAGCCTTAGTTGTACAAGAgttaaatatatcttttttttcccacagcaaAATGTTATAAACAACTATCAACAAATATATTCAACTAACAACGATCAGGTAATTAATAAGGATATTGTAAATGAAGAGGAAACAATATCAGTTTCGACAAATGAAGATCCTCCGACAATTGAAGAGCAACCAGTCCCGATACCAACAAAAACACTGACTTTTGAA GAAATGCTGGCAGAACTTTCCTCTGTAGATGACAGTTTCAGCAAGAAGGAAGCGAAGCTGCTCAGAATGATGGAGTCTATAGAGAGGATTACAGCCAATGTGGAGGCTATTAGTGAAGAGGAACAGAAGAGAAGAGACACTGAG CGTCTCCTGTCTCGTACCACTTCTTCAGAGGGACAAATAGAAAGCTTTCTGAACAGCATGAAAGTTGACAAG ACTAAAATCTCCTCATACATGTTCTACCTATTGCTATTACTGCTGGGTGCTTTGAGCTTCTCCCTGTATCTGAATAGAAAGTTGGGAAAGAAGCTGAACAAGGATGTTCCCCATGCCAGAGAAGAGAAGCAAAGTGTAGGAATTCAGACTTACTTCCAAAAGGTCCGTGCACCCCCAGTGGTCCAGGATCTTTTGATGGAGGAAAGTGAGGATGAATATGCTTCAGAGGATATTTCAGATGGTTCTTTCTCCATACCAGAAGCCAAGAAAACCAAAAAGAAAAGGTTTGGCTTCAATGTGCGCAAATGTTTCTGCCACTGTATAAAATGGAGAAACAAGAAGAGAAGCAAAACTATTGATTCTGAGAAAGAGAATGAGACGTCAGATGAAGGTGAAGATCTTTTAGCCACGAGGCCCAAAAAGAAACGTTTTGGGCTTAATGTGCGAAAAAGTTTCTTCCGTTGCTTAAAACGAAgaaacaagaagaaaaagaaaagtctAACCTTGCCCGACCTTGAGACATCTGAGGCGAGTGAGGGAAACCTGGATGAGAGTTTGGATGTAACTGAGGAAAGTTATGAAGAAACATCCAGTGTAAGCACTGAAATAACCGACGATACATCGTATGAAACAGTAGAAAGTGAGCCCATAAATATAACGGCAGGGAGAAAGAAGAAGCGAGGCTTTAACATTCTTCTTTGCTGTAAGGAATGTAAAACCTTGGGCTCTGAAACCAGAGAAACCACCAAGGGGAAAAAGAAACGCCTCGGGCTTAAACTTAGGAAATGTTTCTACTGCTATAAACTAGCAAGGAACAAGGGAAGTCATAGAAATAAGAAACGGTTATGGCAATGGCGCCAACCGTCAGATGGAGAAGAGGAAAGTCTCTATGAGACGCCTGATGAGGTCTCCATTGCAAGCAATGACACAACAGATGGGACTTCCTATGAGACTATAGAGAGTGATGAGTCCGTGTATGTACTAGCCAGGGAAAAGAAGCACAGAGGCTTTAGAATTCTTTACTGGAAGGAAAAACATAAAGAGGAAAAAGctaagagggacaaaaagaaacgATTAGGATTTAAAGTTGGCAAATACTTCCACCGCCGGTCTTAA
- the LOC116409827 gene encoding uncharacterized protein LOC116409827 isoform X1 — protein sequence MCFEMTMKGKCPTGNLTDHLLLQEMLAELSSVDDSFSKKEAKLLRMMESIERITANVEAISEEEQKRRDAEVSWLLFVPAMVVPDSWLFFILLTLGSEVPTALVTVYLLLQRLLSRTTSSEGQIESFLNSMKVDKTKISSYMFYLLLLLLGALSFSLYLNRKLGKKLNKDVPHAREEKQSVGIQTYFQKVRAPPVVQDLLMEVSEDEYASEDISDGSFSIPEAKKTKKKRFGFNVRKCFCHCIKWRNKKRSKTIDSEKENETSDEGEDLLATRPKKKRFGLNVRKSFFRCLKRRNKKKKKSLTLPDLETSEESEGNLDESLDVTEESYEETSSVSTEITDDTSYETVESEPINITAGRKKKRGFNILLCCKECKTLGSETRETTKGKKKRLGLKLRKCFYCYKLARNKGSHRNKKRLWQWRQPSDGEEESLYETPDEVSIASNDTTDGTSYETIESDESVYVLAREKKHRGFRILYWKEKHKEEKAKRDKKKPLGFKVGKYFHRRS from the exons ATGTGTTTTGAAATGACAATGAAAGGTAAGTGTCCCACTGGTAATCTAACTGATCATTTACTATTGCAGGAAATGCTGGCAGAACTTTCCTCTGTAGATGACAGTTTCAGCAAGAAGGAAGCGAAGCTGCTCAGAATGATGGAGTCTATAGAGAGGATTACAGCCAATGTGGAGGCTATTAGTGAAGAGGAACAGAAGAGAAGAGACGCTGAGGTAAGTTGGTTACTGTTTGTGCCGGCGATGGTCGTGCCTGACAGTTGGCTCTTCTTCATATTGTTGACCTTGGGAAGTGAGGTTCCAACTGCTCTAGTAACTGTGTATCTTCTATTGCAGCGTCTCCTGTCTCGTACCACTTCTTCAGAGGGACAAATAGAAAGCTTTCTGAACAGCATGAAAGTTGACAAG ACTAAAATCTCCTCATACATGTTCTACCTATTGCTATTACTGCTGGGTGCTTTGAGCTTCTCCCTGTATCTGAATAGAAAGTTGGGAAAGAAGCTGAACAAGGATGTTCCCCATGCCAGAGAAGAGAAGCAAAGTGTAGGAATTCAGACTTACTTCCAAAAGGTCCGTGCACCCCCAGTGGTCCAGGATCTTTTGATGGAGGTAAGTGAGGATGAATATGCTTCAGAGGATATTTCTGATGGTTCTTTCTCCATACCAGAAGCCAAGAAAACCAAAAAGAAAAGGTTTGGCTTCAATGTGCGCAAATGTTTCTGCCACTGTATAAAATGGAGAAACAAGAAGAGAAGCAAAACTATTGATTCTGAGAAAGAGAATGAGACGTCAGATGAAGGTGAAGATCTTTTAGCCACGAGGCCCAAAAAGAAACGTTTTGGGCTTAATGTGCGAAAAAGTTTCTTCCGTTGCTTAAAACGAAgaaacaagaagaaaaagaaaagtctAACCTTGCCTGACCTTGAGACATCTGAGGAGAGTGAGGGAAACCTGGATGAGAGTTTGGATGTAACTGAGGAAAGTTATGAAGAAACATCCAGTGTAAGCACTGAAATAACCGACGATACATCGTATGAAACAGTAGAAAGTGAGCCCATAAATATAACGGCAGGGAGAAAGAAGAAGCGAGGCTTTAACATTCTTCTTTGCTGTAAGGAATGTAAAACCTTGGGCTCTGAAACCAGAGAAACCACCAAGGGGAAAAAGAAACGCCTCGGGCTTAAACTTAGGAAATGTTTCTACTGCTATAAACTAGCAAGGAACAAGGGAAGTCATAGAAATAAGAAACGGTTATGGCAATGGCGCCAACCGTCAGATGGAGAAGAGGAAAGTCTCTATGAGACGCCTGATGAGGTCTCCATTGCAAGCAATGACACAACAGATGGGACTTCCTATGAGACTATAGAGAGTGATGAGTCCGTGTATGTACTAGCCAGGGAAAAGAAGCACAGAGGCTTTAGAATTCTTTACTGGAAGGAAAAACATAAAGAGGAAAAAGctaagagggacaaaaagaaaccATTAGGATTTAAAGTTGGCAAATACTTCCACCGCCGGTCTTAA